One Methanobacteriales archaeon HGW-Methanobacteriales-1 DNA window includes the following coding sequences:
- a CDS encoding metallophosphoesterase, with amino-acid sequence MSKKYFLIFIFLIIFAVSVTAIFFMDHSTTTTTSSYFNQQQLAKINKSSSSYSFVVYGDNRDSKGRFNKMLLDINKRNVVFAMANGDLVSIGSKSELYGFINQIKISKIPTITIIGNHELYPNKGSTYYRQIFGPTYYSFTTKNAYFIILDDSNNQGLGSVQRQWLQKELKKSQKYRHRFIFLHTPLYDPRKGKYVQGHSLTNLKAAQDMNNLFDKYNVTMIFSSHIHGYFRGKWHKTPYIITGGAGVDLAGTNPKNFFFNYVIVHLNGNKVIYQVVKY; translated from the coding sequence ATGTCCAAAAAATATTTTTTAATATTTATTTTTCTAATTATTTTTGCAGTTTCAGTGACAGCCATATTTTTCATGGATCATAGCACAACAACCACTACATCATCCTATTTCAACCAACAACAGCTAGCTAAGATAAATAAATCAAGTTCTAGTTATTCTTTTGTGGTTTATGGAGATAATCGTGATTCTAAAGGGCGTTTTAATAAAATGCTTCTGGACATTAATAAAAGAAATGTTGTTTTTGCCATGGCCAATGGTGATTTGGTATCAATTGGAAGTAAAAGTGAGTTATACGGATTTATAAATCAAATTAAAATATCTAAAATCCCAACCATAACTATTATCGGAAATCACGAGCTCTATCCCAATAAGGGATCAACATATTACCGCCAGATATTTGGGCCAACTTATTATTCGTTTACTACCAAAAATGCCTATTTCATCATATTAGATGATTCCAATAACCAGGGATTAGGTAGTGTTCAGAGGCAATGGTTACAAAAAGAGCTTAAAAAGAGCCAAAAATATAGGCATAGATTTATTTTTTTACATACACCATTATATGATCCTAGGAAAGGAAAGTATGTTCAAGGTCACAGTTTGACTAATTTAAAGGCCGCACAAGACATGAACAATTTATTTGATAAATATAATGTTACTATGATATTTTCAAGCCATATACATGGTTATTTCAGAGGAAAATGGCATAAAACTCCGTATATAATTACTGGTGGGGCAGGAGTAGATTTAGCAGGAACAAATCCTAAGAATTTCTTCTTTAATTATGTTATTGTACATTTAAATGGAAATAAAGTGATTTATCAAGTAGTAAAATATTAA